From the genome of Nicotiana tabacum cultivar K326 chromosome 17, ASM71507v2, whole genome shotgun sequence:
CTAACATGAAGCTCATTAATATGGATATACGTTGAAGTTAGCCAAAAGTAGTAACGACAATGAAGATTGAAATTGTGCACTACCCAGCCAGTTTTTATGTGAGAATGAACAgtcaaaataaaactatcagaaATGCAATTAATGGTAAGGGAGTAATTACCATTCAAAATCAGAAACTGCTTATCCTTAAATAATAACCTGACAACACTTAAAATCAGAAACGGCTTCTCCTTAAATAGCTAAATCCTGCTTCTCcttgaataattttctttaactgTTCAAAAAAATTCTAAGAGAAAACACAGTACGGAAGGCAAGAAGTTGAGCTAGAATTACAGAAAACACAAGGAGGAAGCAAAGTGCTAAGAGGACACAGTCGTTTAAAAATTTAGGTTATTTTCAATATTCACTTGTGTTCTATTTGAATCTCTTCTTTTGCTCATGTATTTATTTTTAGATGAAGTGTTAGctgcctttttttcttcttcttagtcATCATTGTGCAATATAAGGTAAGCTATTTCAATTAATTATCTAAAAAATTTTCCATAGATCAAGAAAGATTACGTAATGCAATCCAAACCTTCATATCGACCATGAGGTTCTGTATACCGTGAAGTTGAAGGTATTCTGTTTACAAGTCAACACAAACGGCTACTTCTGCATGTAATATAATAACTAGTAATATACATCAAGTAATTGGAAAGGTCTAAGACGTCACACTCATCATTGTCGATTTTCTACGGATATGTCCCATTTCCACACAGATTATTGGTTGACAAGTTCTCTTTTGTGCACATGCAGTTAAAACAATTTTCCATACTAAGGCCATAGGATAAAGGAAGAGTGCATATATTCAAGCACACTCTCTAAGTCTCAAAAACTGGAGTTGACTATGTCTTCAAAGGTTAATAGTTTGTTGATATGTTTGTTCATTCTTCATCTGTGGTCTGCTCTCATTGTTAGAGGGCGAAAGATAGGGATATATGAGATCAAGAAAGGAGATTTCTCTGTTAAAATCACCAATTATGGTGCCAGAATCATCTCTGTTCTTGTTCCTGATAAGAATGGTACGTCTCTCTTTTACCTTAATCAATGCcatattttggaaaatatgttCCTATTTTAACATCTGTTCTTGTTTTCTGCTATTCCTCTGAGAAATCAGTCCTATCTTGTCTTGCTCCCTTCCAGGAAAAATAGGTGATGTTGTTCTTGGATATGACACTATCAAGGAATACAAGGTTCATTCACTTTGTTCCGTTCTAATGGATCTATTTGAATTTGCTTTTAACATGATATGATCAGTGGCAGACCCAggattttgtgcaagcgggttcaatcttagaagtacataactttagtcgtaaaataaTAGTTGTCAAGtaggttcaaataaaatatttatacaaagttTACGCagctttaatcctaatttatacatatacacagtattattttttgattaagcgggttcagttgaacccgcttgCCACCACGTGCGTCCGCCACTGTatatacacagtattattttttgaCGAAGCGACTTTCCACCATGTGCGTCCACCACTGGATATGATATTGTTTGTTTTCGGCCAAACAAGCACGATTTTCTCCAAAATGTGTCACACCATTAAGAGTATCATTACACGTTATATGTAGCTTTTATTTCCTTATCAACTTCCAATATGAGACTTTATTCGCACGCCCAATATTTAGGTCTGATGGACTATCTCAAAGGATACCAAAACCAACATTTGAAAAGCTCATTTTAACAAGTTTCACATGTGAATTCTAGAGTCGGGTTACACATGATGGAGGATTGTGAACTTAATAATGTCACATTCTAAGTTAATAAGGGCATAAAATGTGTTCAATTATGAAATTCTTTCCAAGAAACCAATGGATGTGAATATGGAATTAGCCTCCTGATACTGTTCAAATCTTCAGTcataaacaaatatgaaaatacCTTTGTGCAGAATGATACAAGTTATTTTGGAGCAATAGTTGGAAGAGTTGCTAACCGAATTGGTGGTGCTCAATTTACTTTGAATGGAACCCTTTATAAGCTCATCGCTAATAATGGCAATAACACATTGCATGGTACCCCTTTACTTGCTTTCTCTTCAACTTTCACCTCCATTTACACAAATTTGCTTTCTCTTTTCCTGATGCAAAAATTTGATATCTACAGGCGGCCCTAAAGGATTTAGCCATGTTGTTTGGAAGGTGAGCAAACATGAGCGACATGGTTCACATCCTCACATTACTTTAACCTACCACAGTGGTGATGGTGAAGAAGGCGAGTCTTGGTTTAGTGATACCACACTGCAAATATATCTTTCAATATATTGAAGAATCCTATAAATAACCAAATCCATTGCTGTCTTTTGTAGGATTTCCTGGTGATCTTCGTGTCTCAGTTACTTATGCATTGAAAGATCCTTACAAGCTTAGTGTGGTAATGAAGGCAAAAGCTCTAAACAAGGCCACCCCTGTTAACTTGGCTCAACATTCTTATTGGAATATTGGTGGACACAACAGTGGCGATATCTTGTCCAACGTTATTCAAA
Proteins encoded in this window:
- the LOC107806061 gene encoding uncharacterized protein LOC107806061, whose amino-acid sequence is MSSKVNSLLICLFILHLWSALIVRGRKIGIYEIKKGDFSVKITNYGARIISVLVPDKNGKIGDVVLGYDTIKEYKNDTSYFGAIVGRVANRIGGAQFTLNGTLYKLIANNGNNTLHGGPKGFSHVVWKVSKHERHGSHPHITLTYHSGDGEEGFPGDLRVSVTYALKDPYKLSVVMKAKALNKATPVNLAQHSYWNIGGHNSGDILSNVIQIFASHITPVDEHLIPTGEIIPVKNTPYDFLKPRKVGSQMINKHQNGYDINYVLDSSEKMKPVAIVYDKKSGRVMVVQASAPGVQFYTANFVINKKGKDGCVYQPHSALCLETQGFPDAVNHPNFPSTIVTPGKTYVHKMLYMFSLVKY